The Sphaerospermopsis torques-reginae ITEP-024 genome has a window encoding:
- a CDS encoding J domain-containing protein, translated as MNINQAYKILGLKLGASIDEVKQAYRQMAKTWHPDRFLESQQKLAAEAKIKEINQAYDTLKSYQPTEINSAASSSIKVDSNHTTAETFYYRAMEKAQKGKYSEAIEDFTQAIRMNPNYIEAYRYRGLACSKLGYENRAKSDLKNASIGFDEAVYSIAFSPNGETLAASSGEKTITLLTDQ; from the coding sequence ATGAACATTAATCAAGCTTACAAAATTCTGGGTTTAAAACTCGGTGCATCTATTGACGAAGTTAAACAAGCGTATCGTCAGATGGCTAAAACTTGGCATCCAGACAGATTTTTAGAATCCCAGCAAAAGCTGGCCGCAGAAGCAAAAATCAAGGAAATCAATCAAGCCTATGACACATTAAAATCTTATCAACCAACAGAGATAAATTCAGCGGCTTCTAGTTCCATCAAAGTTGATTCCAATCACACAACTGCGGAAACCTTCTACTATCGGGCAATGGAAAAAGCCCAAAAAGGTAAATATAGTGAAGCTATTGAAGATTTTACCCAAGCAATTCGTATGAACCCCAATTATATAGAAGCTTATAGATACCGGGGGCTTGCTTGTTCAAAATTGGGATATGAAAACAGGGCTAAATCTGATTTGAAAAATGCCAGTATAGGATTTGATGAAGCGGTGTATTCCATTGCCTTTAGTCCAAATGGTGAGACTTTAGCTGCTAGTAGTGGTGAAAAAACTATTACTCTGCTTACAGATCAATGA
- a CDS encoding DUF456 domain-containing protein, translating to MSETIVEYLQVACYAELAEYWGRFQNVNEFNDLLNLLDSDQIRRIVRNSIKNQSNLISSYYQYLATQTQSNQSSSSILNTAHITTRKEAEEILSSNFTWLEGRLLRIDTKITRFRASLRNWIQTSSNESNEAALVGGFIGSLLLGPVGAFAGAWIGASGSGPASSEFEREFENLIIDYNNLLHEVKESLDMSFNMSGELFSQVAIRFSTNNSSNSSKLPNRKTLIDRLLPWKKNS from the coding sequence ATGTCAGAGACTATCGTTGAATATTTACAAGTTGCCTGTTATGCAGAATTAGCAGAATACTGGGGAAGATTTCAGAATGTCAATGAGTTTAACGATCTTTTGAACTTGCTCGATAGTGATCAAATACGACGGATAGTACGAAATTCTATCAAGAATCAGTCCAACCTAATTAGTTCTTATTATCAGTATCTTGCTACCCAAACCCAGAGTAATCAAAGTTCATCTTCAATCCTCAATACTGCTCATATTACAACTAGAAAAGAAGCAGAGGAGATTTTGAGTTCAAACTTCACCTGGTTGGAGGGAAGACTTTTAAGAATTGATACAAAAATTACTCGCTTTCGTGCGTCACTTAGAAATTGGATTCAGACTTCTAGTAATGAATCCAATGAAGCCGCACTTGTGGGAGGTTTTATTGGTAGTCTTTTACTTGGTCCTGTGGGCGCTTTTGCTGGGGCATGGATTGGTGCGTCAGGATCAGGTCCAGCAAGTAGTGAGTTTGAGAGAGAGTTTGAAAATCTTATTATTGACTATAATAACCTTCTACATGAGGTAAAAGAGTCTTTAGATATGTCCTTTAATATGTCAGGTGAACTCTTTTCTCAGGTGGCTATTAGGTTCTCAACTAATAATTCTTCTAATTCCTCTAAATTGCCCAATCGAAAGACATTAATTGATAGGTTACTACCTTGGAAAAAGAATAGTTAG
- a CDS encoding NB-ARC domain-containing protein: protein MDRQRFIEIFEQLTSTQHKILRKLLAGETDEQIANSSYIAKSTVRKHVENICKAFELQKNLGKQYSKRAELVALFSQYKPELINPHQENSNSQNVSISVATNPKIDWGEAPNISVFYGRNHELKTLSQWIVNDQCHLVALLGMGGIGKTALASKLTQEISSKFDYIIWRSLRETPKIEDILTDIIKFISHQQEIILPDTLGGKITRIIHYLKTSKCLLILDNIESIMQSDNYVGEYLIGYEGYGDLFARVCESFHQSCLLITSREKPKEITLLEAVSDVYSLQLTGLNPKEGQSIFTKYGSFSGSDEEWKAVIQTYNGNPLALKFAAVEIKEALNGNISNFVKTFLNQGQVIFNNIRKLLESQFQRLSDLEKDIMYWLAINREPCSTLELQTDIISSLPQPELLEALASLRRRTLIEKNHEDKFSLQNVVMEYITDKLIGEVCQEIKTEHIQLLNSHALIKAQSKDYVRDAQIRLILNPIKEKLLLNNGGNANDKLTELIAREKQNFYRISSYFAGNIINILCQLSTDLTNYDFSNLAIWQAYLKDTSLHSVNFSHCDLSKSVFAETLSRILTVVFSPNGEILATGDTNGEISLWLVTTGKKLANWQAHQDWIRSVAFSPDGTILASGSKDKTIKLWNINNYQCLQTLTGHTDEVWSVGFSPKELKLASGSNDKTVRIWNLQTQECRIFPEHTQQVQSVAFNFDGTKLASGSEDKTIRIWDINTGKCERVLAEHTGRVWSVAFHPDNLILASSSDDQTIRVWDINKGKCLHILKGHSGRIWSVTFSPSGNKLASGSGDETVKIWHTTTGDLLENLHDNNHRVRCVAFSPDESILVSGCDTQTLKLWDTHTGKCLRTLRGYTSWVRAVSFSPDGQKLACGSNDKTVRLWDIHKEECLITLRGHTSWVRTVSFSPNGQKLASGSNDQTIRLWDVVSGKCLKTLIGHKDWIWWLTFSPNGEILFSSSDDRTVKIWDANSGECLKTWQPLSSWIWSMALSPNGKILATGDDDFQVRLWDIDSQKCQHICLGHSLRVQAVAFSQDGKTLASGSDDGMVRLWDVNTGEFLQEFKAHCRAVRAIAYSPDDQLLATSSDDQTIRLWDLTLRNTISFTEHTQGVESISFSSQDPVLASSSEDETIKIWDLQTGECRKTLKIHRLYEAMNITNATGFSQAQKETIIALGARESSNS, encoded by the coding sequence ATGGATAGACAGAGATTTATTGAGATATTTGAACAATTGACATCTACACAACATAAAATATTACGAAAACTCTTAGCTGGGGAAACAGATGAGCAAATCGCTAATTCTTCCTACATTGCCAAGTCAACTGTTAGAAAGCACGTTGAAAATATTTGCAAAGCTTTTGAATTACAAAAAAATCTAGGTAAGCAATATTCAAAACGTGCGGAATTAGTAGCTCTATTTAGTCAATATAAACCTGAGTTAATTAATCCCCATCAAGAAAATTCAAATAGCCAAAATGTAAGTATTTCTGTAGCCACAAATCCTAAAATAGACTGGGGAGAAGCGCCTAATATTTCTGTTTTTTATGGACGCAATCATGAACTCAAAACTTTATCCCAATGGATTGTTAATGATCAATGTCACCTAGTAGCTTTATTAGGTATGGGTGGTATAGGCAAAACAGCTTTAGCTAGTAAATTAACTCAAGAAATTTCTAGTAAATTTGATTATATTATTTGGCGTAGTCTTAGGGAAACACCAAAAATTGAAGATATATTAACAGATATAATTAAATTTATTTCCCATCAACAGGAAATTATTTTACCAGATACACTAGGCGGAAAAATAACCAGAATTATTCATTATTTAAAAACGTCTAAATGTCTGTTAATTTTAGATAATATTGAATCAATCATGCAAAGCGATAATTATGTTGGAGAATATCTCATAGGGTATGAAGGATATGGTGATTTGTTTGCTCGAGTATGTGAATCTTTTCATCAAAGTTGTTTATTAATAACCAGTCGAGAAAAACCAAAAGAAATTACTTTATTAGAGGCGGTATCTGATGTTTATTCATTGCAATTGACAGGTTTAAATCCCAAAGAAGGACAAAGTATATTCACAAAATATGGTTCTTTTTCCGGTTCAGATGAAGAATGGAAAGCTGTGATTCAAACCTATAATGGTAATCCTCTAGCTTTAAAATTTGCAGCCGTGGAAATTAAAGAAGCTTTAAATGGTAATATTTCTAATTTTGTGAAAACTTTTTTAAACCAAGGACAAGTTATTTTTAATAATATTAGAAAACTTTTAGAAAGTCAATTTCAACGCTTGTCTGATTTGGAAAAAGATATTATGTATTGGTTGGCTATTAATCGTGAACCATGCTCAACTTTAGAATTACAAACCGATATCATTTCATCCTTACCGCAACCAGAATTATTAGAAGCTTTGGCTTCTTTACGCCGCAGAACATTAATAGAGAAAAATCATGAAGATAAATTTAGTCTGCAAAATGTGGTTATGGAATATATCACAGATAAGTTAATAGGCGAAGTTTGCCAGGAAATTAAGACAGAACATATTCAATTATTAAATAGTCATGCTCTAATTAAAGCCCAATCTAAGGATTATGTTAGAGATGCACAAATACGTTTAATTCTAAATCCAATCAAAGAAAAATTACTATTAAATAATGGGGGTAATGCTAATGATAAATTAACTGAATTAATAGCTAGAGAAAAACAAAATTTTTATCGTATTTCTAGTTATTTTGCGGGAAATATTATCAATATACTTTGTCAACTATCTACAGATTTAACCAATTATGATTTTTCCAATTTAGCAATATGGCAAGCATATTTAAAAGATACCAGTCTACATTCTGTTAATTTTAGTCATTGCGATTTATCTAAATCTGTTTTCGCAGAAACATTAAGTCGAATTTTAACAGTTGTGTTTAGTCCCAATGGTGAAATACTGGCCACTGGTGATACTAATGGTGAAATTAGTTTGTGGTTAGTTACAACTGGTAAAAAACTCGCTAATTGGCAAGCACATCAAGATTGGATTAGGTCTGTAGCTTTTAGTCCAGATGGTACAATTTTAGCTAGTGGAAGTAAAGATAAAACTATAAAATTATGGAACATCAATAATTATCAATGTCTGCAAACATTAACAGGACATACTGATGAAGTTTGGTCTGTGGGTTTTAGTCCTAAAGAGTTAAAATTGGCAAGTGGTAGTAATGATAAAACTGTGAGAATCTGGAATTTACAAACTCAAGAATGTCGCATTTTTCCAGAACATACCCAACAAGTTCAATCTGTAGCTTTTAATTTTGACGGCACAAAATTAGCCAGTGGAAGTGAAGATAAAACTATCAGAATATGGGATATCAATACTGGTAAATGTGAGCGAGTTTTAGCAGAACATACAGGTAGAGTTTGGTCTGTTGCTTTTCATCCTGATAATTTAATATTGGCTAGTAGTAGTGATGACCAGACAATTAGAGTATGGGATATTAATAAGGGAAAATGTTTGCATATTTTAAAAGGTCATAGTGGGAGAATTTGGTCTGTTACTTTTAGTCCTAGTGGTAATAAATTGGCTAGTGGTAGTGGTGATGAAACTGTGAAAATTTGGCATACTACTACTGGGGATTTATTAGAAAATTTACACGACAATAATCATCGAGTTCGTTGTGTTGCATTTAGTCCTGATGAAAGCATATTAGTAAGTGGTTGTGATACACAAACTTTAAAACTGTGGGATACACATACTGGCAAATGTCTGAGAACTTTACGAGGATATACGAGTTGGGTACGCGCTGTTAGTTTTAGTCCAGATGGTCAAAAATTAGCCTGTGGAAGTAATGATAAAACTGTGAGATTATGGGACATTCATAAAGAGGAATGTTTGATAACTTTGAGAGGACATACCAGTTGGGTACGCACTGTTAGTTTTAGTCCAAATGGTCAAAAGTTAGCTAGTGGAAGTAATGATCAAACTATTAGGTTATGGGATGTTGTTAGTGGAAAATGTCTGAAAACGCTAATTGGACATAAAGATTGGATATGGTGGTTAACCTTCAGTCCTAATGGTGAAATTTTGTTCAGTAGTAGTGATGATAGAACCGTGAAAATATGGGATGCTAATAGTGGAGAATGCCTAAAAACATGGCAACCTTTAAGTAGTTGGATCTGGTCTATGGCATTAAGTCCTAATGGTAAAATTTTGGCTACTGGTGATGATGATTTTCAAGTTAGGTTATGGGATATTGACAGTCAAAAATGCCAGCATATTTGTCTAGGACATTCCTTGCGTGTACAAGCCGTGGCTTTTAGTCAGGATGGCAAAACTCTCGCCAGTGGCAGTGATGACGGCATGGTGAGGCTTTGGGATGTGAATACGGGGGAATTTTTGCAGGAGTTTAAGGCACATTGTCGCGCTGTGAGAGCGATCGCCTATAGTCCTGATGATCAACTATTAGCCACGAGTAGTGACGACCAAACTATTAGATTATGGGATTTGACACTCAGAAATACCATCAGTTTCACAGAACATACTCAAGGTGTAGAATCAATTTCTTTCAGTTCTCAAGATCCAGTTTTAGCTAGTAGTAGCGAAGATGAAACAATTAAAATTTGGGATTTACAAACAGGAGAGTGTCGAAAAACTCTGAAAATTCACAGACTATACGAAGCTATGAATATCACTAATGCTACGGGTTTCAGTCAAGCCCAAAAAGAGACAATAATAGCTCTGGGTGCTAGAGAATCATCAAACAGTTGA
- a CDS encoding CHASE2 domain-containing protein gives MINEILVKIRAFLLQDKGSPLTFSVPNFLSIILFTSAGVTALVWGVSELKWLQTRELSIYDQMLRSRSVLQKSRPQEPPDNRILLVTITQEDLKREKWPLSDQTINKLLKKLESYQPRVIGLNIYRHEQKNLAANLKKPNQIIATCLLSNIGRSEVAPPPNFPIDNIGFDDVVTDNAVDQVIRRGLLFVDYTTEDRQCKTRFSFAALLAIIYLEKQGIEYSFTEKQELQIGKTIFSRLYKDAGNYQDTDDDGYQILLNYRHPNNLAKQVTLTQVFTDQVNPNWVQDRLVIIGTTAASVHPGYYTPYSSLSDQPARMPRVFIHAQIASQIISTVIDGRPLMSYWQDGFEWLWIWVCACIGAILAWQWRHPLMLITVEFFIIVGIVGIAAGLYLQAIWIPLFTPSLALVISSVAVMGYTTYQTQKQNQEIRLQVEQQQEAIAQISLLLDQSTQLPSDFNNFDFSEISKFPTDDLLLAGRYKILKTLASGGFGCTYLAEDTQQKGNPICVVKQLMPARRDPRFMDVARRLFNTEAEILAVVGKHDQIPELFASFEEHQEFYLVQEYIIGHTLSEELPPETGVKSEAYVVDMLKKILEILSFIHQHRVIHRDIKPTNIMRRTEDNRLVLIDFGAVKLIQPRIEGETELATVAIGTRGYSPPEQFAGHPRLCSDIYALGMIGIQAITGIPPQELPANPETGNIMWRNRINVSDELAAILDKMVCYHFGDRYQSATAVIQDLKSLIIRNS, from the coding sequence GTGATTAATGAAATTTTAGTAAAAATCCGTGCTTTTCTGCTGCAAGATAAAGGTTCACCTTTAACTTTTAGTGTCCCTAATTTCCTATCAATTATTCTTTTTACTAGTGCAGGAGTGACAGCTTTAGTTTGGGGAGTGAGTGAACTCAAATGGTTACAAACTAGGGAGTTAAGCATTTATGATCAGATGTTGCGTTCGCGAAGCGTTTTGCAAAAATCGCGCCCTCAAGAACCTCCTGATAACAGAATTTTATTAGTGACAATTACTCAAGAGGATCTGAAGAGGGAAAAATGGCCTTTATCAGATCAAACTATTAATAAATTACTAAAAAAATTAGAGTCTTATCAACCCCGTGTCATTGGTTTAAATATTTATCGACATGAGCAAAAAAATTTAGCTGCTAATCTCAAAAAGCCAAATCAAATTATTGCCACTTGTTTATTAAGTAACATTGGTAGATCAGAAGTTGCCCCACCTCCCAATTTTCCTATAGATAATATCGGCTTTGATGATGTAGTTACTGATAACGCGGTTGATCAAGTTATTCGTCGCGGTTTATTATTTGTTGATTATACAACAGAAGATCGTCAATGTAAAACTAGATTTTCCTTTGCTGCTTTATTAGCTATTATTTATTTAGAAAAACAAGGTATTGAATATAGTTTTACTGAAAAACAAGAATTACAAATAGGTAAAACTATCTTTTCCCGCTTATATAAAGACGCAGGTAATTATCAAGATACAGATGACGATGGCTATCAAATTTTATTAAATTATCGTCACCCGAATAACTTAGCAAAACAAGTTACTCTCACACAAGTTTTCACAGATCAAGTTAACCCCAATTGGGTACAAGATCGCTTGGTAATTATTGGAACTACTGCCGCTAGTGTACATCCTGGTTACTATACACCTTATAGCAGTTTATCAGACCAACCAGCGAGAATGCCTCGTGTTTTTATTCATGCCCAAATAGCCAGTCAAATTATTAGTACAGTGATCGATGGTAGACCTTTAATGTCTTATTGGCAAGACGGTTTTGAATGGTTGTGGATTTGGGTTTGTGCTTGTATTGGTGCTATTTTAGCATGGCAATGGCGACATCCTTTAATGTTAATAACAGTAGAGTTTTTCATTATTGTTGGTATTGTAGGAATTGCGGCTGGGTTGTATTTGCAAGCAATATGGATACCATTATTTACACCTTCTTTAGCTTTAGTTATTAGTAGTGTTGCTGTCATGGGTTACACGACTTATCAAACCCAAAAACAAAACCAAGAGATTCGGCTACAAGTTGAACAACAACAAGAAGCTATTGCTCAAATCAGCTTACTATTGGATCAATCAACACAACTGCCATCGGATTTTAACAACTTTGATTTTTCAGAAATATCAAAATTCCCAACAGATGATTTATTGTTAGCTGGACGTTACAAAATTTTAAAAACTCTTGCTTCCGGTGGTTTTGGATGTACTTATTTGGCAGAAGATACACAACAAAAAGGTAATCCTATTTGTGTAGTTAAACAATTAATGCCCGCCCGTCGAGATCCAAGATTTATGGACGTTGCCCGTAGATTATTTAATACGGAAGCGGAAATTTTAGCAGTAGTGGGAAAACATGATCAAATTCCTGAATTGTTTGCTTCTTTTGAAGAACATCAAGAATTTTATTTAGTTCAAGAATATATTATTGGACATACTTTAAGTGAAGAATTACCCCCAGAAACAGGTGTTAAAAGTGAAGCTTATGTTGTAGATATGTTGAAAAAAATTTTAGAAATTTTATCATTTATTCATCAACACCGTGTAATTCATCGGGATATTAAACCTACAAATATTATGCGACGTACAGAAGATAATCGCTTGGTGTTAATAGATTTTGGTGCTGTCAAATTAATTCAACCACGAATAGAAGGAGAAACGGAATTAGCTACTGTTGCTATCGGCACAAGAGGTTATTCACCACCAGAACAATTTGCCGGTCATCCACGCTTATGTAGTGATATTTATGCTTTAGGTATGATTGGGATTCAAGCTATTACTGGTATACCACCCCAAGAACTACCAGCAAATCCCGAAACTGGTAATATTATGTGGCGAAACAGAATTAATGTTAGCGATGAATTAGCAGCAATTTTAGATAAAATGGTTTGTTATCATTTTGGCGATCGCTATCAGTCCGCTACCGCAGTTATTCAAGATTTGAAGTCATTAATAATTCGTAATTCTTAA
- a CDS encoding ammonium transporter, translating to MIGVLTLCLLAFPLMGNALAQGTSTPPDPDTGDTAFVLISSALVLLMTPGLAFFYGGFVRSRNILNTLMMSFVLMAIVGVSWVLWGYSLSFAPGLPFIGGLQWLGLNGVGLETSGYLQGSAPEDVVSYAGTIPHQAYMIYQAMFAIITPALISGAIAERMSFRAYCLFVLLWSTFIYTPLAHMVWAKGGFLGLYGGLGALDFAGGTVVHISSGVSALVAAIVLGPRKNHPDRLSPPHNVPFILLGAGLLWFGWFGFNAGSALSAGSIATVAFVATNTSAAAGALMWLILEATLRGKPTAVGAATGAVAGLVGITPAAGFVTPLAAILIGFITSVVCFYVVSFKHKLNVDDALDTYPVHGVGGTLGAILTAIFATTEVNSGGKDGLLRGNFGELFVELAAIAIAYIIAAAGTWIILKFIDSTIGLRVKEEAENQGLDIHEHGEEGYNSEFGDRINV from the coding sequence ATGATTGGGGTTTTAACCCTATGTTTGTTAGCATTCCCACTCATGGGTAATGCGTTAGCCCAAGGAACAAGTACACCACCTGATCCTGATACTGGAGATACGGCATTTGTGCTGATCTCATCGGCACTGGTATTGTTGATGACACCTGGATTAGCATTTTTTTATGGTGGGTTTGTGCGATCGCGCAATATCCTCAACACCTTAATGATGAGTTTTGTGTTGATGGCCATTGTCGGAGTCAGCTGGGTTTTGTGGGGTTATAGTTTGTCCTTTGCTCCTGGTTTACCCTTCATCGGTGGCTTACAGTGGCTAGGGTTAAACGGTGTCGGTTTAGAAACCAGCGGATATTTGCAAGGTTCAGCCCCGGAAGATGTGGTTTCCTATGCGGGAACAATACCGCATCAAGCATACATGATCTATCAAGCCATGTTTGCAATTATTACCCCAGCTTTAATTTCTGGGGCGATCGCCGAACGGATGAGTTTCCGCGCCTATTGCCTATTTGTGCTATTGTGGTCAACCTTTATCTACACACCCCTAGCGCACATGGTTTGGGCAAAAGGTGGATTTTTGGGCTTATACGGTGGTTTAGGCGCTCTTGACTTTGCTGGTGGTACAGTAGTACATATTAGTTCAGGGGTTTCTGCATTAGTGGCCGCCATAGTTCTCGGACCAAGGAAAAACCACCCAGATCGTCTCAGTCCACCCCACAACGTCCCCTTCATTTTATTGGGTGCTGGCTTACTTTGGTTTGGCTGGTTTGGCTTTAACGCTGGTAGCGCCTTATCTGCGGGTAGTATTGCCACAGTCGCTTTCGTTGCTACCAACACCTCAGCCGCCGCAGGTGCGTTAATGTGGCTAATTTTAGAAGCAACCCTGAGAGGAAAACCCACCGCCGTAGGTGCTGCTACAGGTGCAGTAGCAGGTTTAGTTGGTATTACTCCCGCCGCAGGATTTGTCACACCCTTAGCAGCGATATTAATAGGTTTCATTACTTCTGTTGTTTGCTTCTATGTGGTAAGTTTCAAGCACAAGCTGAATGTTGATGATGCCTTAGACACCTATCCTGTACATGGTGTGGGTGGAACACTAGGAGCTATTTTAACCGCCATCTTTGCTACTACGGAAGTCAACTCAGGCGGGAAAGATGGGCTATTACGTGGTAATTTTGGGGAATTATTTGTTGAATTGGCAGCGATCGCCATAGCTTATATCATCGCGGCTGCTGGTACATGGATCATTCTCAAATTCATTGATTCTACCATTGGACTGCGTGTAAAAGAGGAAGCAGAAAACCAAGGTTTAGATATCCACGAACATGGAGAAGAAGGTTATAACTCCGAGTTTGGCGATCGCATTAACGTTTAG
- a CDS encoding SGNH/GDSL hydrolase family protein: MSTSAKPFPIWGFFLLVTNVILMLAIILLIWRQQKLTTAFATSTPQQPTNINPPNQAFVPELGPRHKLNYQQWLDILKQEAKVAAEKPPEKLTILAGDFLSLWFPPDLLPEGKNWLNQGISSETSEGLLKRLDLFDRTKPEVILVMIGINDLIRGVGDEEILANQKQIIRYLRRTHPKAKIILQSILPHGGEEATWEGREKLLAIPNSRIRKLNEELEKIANQQRIKYVNLHPLFTDKQGDLRREFSTDGLHLNPQGYTVWRTALQIYNEQVTGNR, encoded by the coding sequence GTGTCCACTTCCGCAAAACCATTTCCAATCTGGGGATTTTTCTTACTGGTGACAAACGTTATCCTGATGTTAGCCATCATTTTGCTGATTTGGCGACAGCAGAAATTGACTACTGCTTTTGCAACTAGCACTCCCCAACAACCAACCAATATCAACCCTCCAAACCAAGCTTTCGTACCGGAGTTAGGACCACGCCATAAACTCAATTATCAGCAATGGCTAGATATTCTTAAACAAGAAGCCAAAGTAGCCGCCGAAAAACCGCCAGAAAAATTAACCATATTAGCTGGAGACTTTTTAAGTTTATGGTTTCCACCTGATTTATTGCCAGAAGGCAAAAATTGGTTAAATCAGGGAATTTCTAGTGAAACTAGCGAAGGATTATTAAAAAGATTAGATTTATTTGACCGTACCAAACCAGAAGTTATTTTAGTCATGATTGGTATTAATGACCTGATTCGCGGGGTAGGTGATGAAGAAATTTTAGCCAATCAAAAACAAATTATCCGTTATCTCAGGAGAACCCACCCCAAAGCCAAAATTATCCTACAGTCGATTTTGCCACATGGGGGAGAAGAAGCAACTTGGGAAGGAAGAGAAAAACTATTAGCTATTCCTAACAGTCGTATTCGCAAGTTAAATGAGGAACTAGAAAAAATAGCGAATCAACAAAGAATTAAATACGTCAACTTACATCCCTTGTTCACTGACAAGCAAGGTGATCTGCGTCGAGAATTTAGCACCGACGGTTTACATCTCAATCCCCAAGGTTACACAGTCTGGCGCACTGCATTACAGATTTACAATGAACAGGTGACAGGTAACAGGTGA
- a CDS encoding 4-hydroxy-3-methylbut-2-enyl diphosphate reductase: MDTKAFKRSLQHSENYNRKGFGHKAEVSTQLQSEYQSSLIQEIRDRNYILQRGNVTIRLAQAFGFCWGVERAVAMAYETRQHFPTERIWITNEIIHNPSVNQRMQEMEVQFIPVEANKKDFSVVDQGDVVILPAFGASVQEMQILHDKGCQIVDTTCPWVSKVWNTVEKHKKGEFTSIIHGKYKHEETVATSSFAGKYLIVLNLQEAEYVANYILNGGNREEFLTKFAKAFSDGFDPDKDLEKVGIANQTTMLKGETEQIGKLFEKTMMQKYGPAALNQHFQSFNTICDATQERQDAMLELVEHNLDLIVVIGGFNSSNTTQLQQIAFDRNIPSYHIDRVGRILSVNAIEHRQLTGELTIAENWLPEGEIVVGVTSGASTPDKVVEDIIEKIFAFKANW; the protein is encoded by the coding sequence ATGGATACCAAAGCTTTTAAACGCAGCCTCCAACATTCAGAAAATTACAATCGGAAAGGATTTGGACATAAAGCAGAAGTGTCCACTCAGTTGCAGTCTGAGTATCAAAGTAGCTTAATTCAAGAGATACGCGATCGCAACTACATCCTTCAAAGAGGTAATGTTACTATCCGACTAGCACAAGCATTTGGATTTTGCTGGGGTGTAGAACGTGCCGTAGCAATGGCCTATGAAACTCGTCAGCACTTCCCCACAGAACGCATCTGGATCACCAACGAAATAATTCACAATCCTTCTGTGAATCAACGGATGCAAGAAATGGAAGTCCAATTTATTCCTGTTGAAGCCAACAAAAAAGACTTTTCTGTTGTGGATCAAGGTGATGTAGTCATCCTACCCGCCTTTGGTGCCAGCGTCCAAGAAATGCAAATTTTACATGATAAAGGTTGCCAAATTGTTGATACAACTTGTCCTTGGGTTTCCAAAGTTTGGAATACAGTTGAAAAACACAAAAAAGGCGAATTTACCTCAATTATTCACGGTAAATACAAACACGAAGAAACCGTTGCTACCAGTTCTTTTGCAGGTAAATATCTGATTGTTTTGAATTTACAAGAAGCCGAATATGTGGCCAACTATATTCTCAATGGTGGCAACCGTGAGGAATTTTTAACCAAGTTTGCTAAAGCTTTTTCGGATGGATTTGATCCTGACAAAGATTTAGAAAAAGTCGGTATTGCTAACCAAACTACCATGCTCAAAGGTGAAACCGAACAAATTGGTAAACTCTTTGAGAAAACCATGATGCAGAAATATGGACCTGCCGCATTAAATCAACATTTTCAAAGTTTCAACACCATCTGTGACGCTACCCAAGAAAGACAAGATGCCATGTTGGAATTAGTCGAACACAATTTAGATTTAATAGTAGTAATTGGTGGATTTAATTCTTCAAATACTACACAATTACAACAGATAGCTTTTGACCGAAATATTCCTTCCTATCACATTGATAGAGTTGGGCGCATTCTCTCTGTTAACGCCATCGAACATCGGCAATTAACTGGAGAATTGACAATAGCAGAAAACTGGCTACCGGAGGGAGAAATAGTTGTTGGTGTTACCTCTGGAGCTTCTACACCTGATAAAGTTGTAGAAGATATCATTGAGAAAATTTTTGCTTTTAAAGCAAACTGGTAA